Proteins encoded together in one Lathyrus oleraceus cultivar Zhongwan6 chromosome 5, CAAS_Psat_ZW6_1.0, whole genome shotgun sequence window:
- the LOC127082431 gene encoding ERAD-associated E3 ubiquitin-protein ligase HRD1-like translates to MVEERVEFSLNVSKGESKSRQISKPTYSLDIFRLDVSAILRDHLNPLSQIMNVSTMFEKSIFINCEHFFAQNQYLLWFYLHGITSSFSYFTFENLNQITRTLIPQVKQLFDVSDDFVGLEEPVNNEYRERIIPVILNIFVDVYPCEERRNQEMIQESMQFVKMIPASNEVISSLKVYSLPRNCSICLERFHDDSKEDGVSDDVKVSTMECGHMFHYNCIVKWLQTSHVCPLCRHAMPT, encoded by the coding sequence ATGGTTGAAGAAAGAGTTGAGTTCAGTCTCAATGTTTCTAAAGGTGAATCAAAAAGCCGACAAATCTCAAAGCCGACATACTCATTAGATATATTTAGGTTAGATGTTTCTGCTATACTTCGAGATCATTTAAATCCTCTAAGTCAGATTATGAATGTATCAACCATGTTTGAAAAATCAATATTTATAAACTGCGAACATTTCTTCGCACAAAACCAATATTTGCTATGGTTTTACTTGCATGGAATCACCTCCTCTTTCTCTTATTTCACTTTTGAAAACCTTAACCAGATAACAAGAACTCTAATACCTCAAGTCAAACAGTTATTCGACGTCTCCGATGATTTTGTTGGACTTGAAGAACCAGTGAATAATGAATACCGAGAGAGGATTATTCCAGtgattttaaatatttttgtggATGTGTATCCATGTGAAGAAAGAAGAAATCAAGAGATGATACAAGAGTCTATGCAATTTGTCAAAATGATTCCTGCATCCAATGAAGTTATATCGTCTTTGAAAGTCTATTCACTTCCTCGGAATTGTTCCATATGCTTGGAGAGGTTTCATGATGATTCAAAAGAAGATGGTGTTAGTGATGACGTGAAAGTTTCAACAATGGAATGTGGTCATATGTTTCACTATAATTGTATTGTAAAGTGGCTACAAACAAGTCATGTGTGTCCCTTGTGTCGTCATGCTATGCCTACTTGA